A genomic window from Macaca mulatta isolate MMU2019108-1 chromosome 19, T2T-MMU8v2.0, whole genome shotgun sequence includes:
- the WIZ gene encoding protein Wiz isoform X11, with protein MEGSLAGNPAAPDRPRGPERLPGPMPRENIEGGAEAAEGEGGIFRSTHYLPVTKEGPRDILDGRGGISDGQPHPGLSEALPRATSATHRISSCCWDGGSLDFRPGSPPPHLLGHFPGTPDGRGPWEHPLVQEAGEGILSERRFEDSVIVRTMNPHAELEGSRRFLHHRGEPRLLEKHPQGRPRFNWLQDEDEQGSPQDAGLHLDLPAQPPPLAPFRRVFVPVEDTPKMLDMAVVGGREDLEDLEGLAQSSEWGLPTSASEVATQTWTVNSEASVERLQPLLPPIRTGPYLCELLEEVAEGVASPEEDEDEEPAVFPCIECSIYFKQKEHLLEHMSQHRRAPGQEPPADLAPLACGECGWAFADPAALEQHRQLHQASREKIIEEIQKLKQVPGDEGREARLQCPKCVFGTNSSRAYVQHAKLHVREPPGQTAKEPFGGSSGAGSPSPEASALLYQPYGAAVSLSACVFCGFPAPSESLLREHVRLVHARHHWEEDGEAYEEDPASQPGTSQDAHACFPDTAVDYFGKAEASLAPMWRENPAGYDPSLAFGPGCQQLSIRDFPLSKPLPHRVGQRPLGRLAFPSTLASTPYSLQLGRNKSTVHPQGLGERRRPWSEEEEEEEEEEEDVVLTSEMDFSPENGVFSPLATLSLIPQPALELKRTFREALQAAEATQGQQQQLRGMVPIVLVAKLGPQVMAAARVPPRLQPEELGLAGAHPLDFLLLDAPLGGPLGLDTLLDGDPAMALKHEERKCPYCPDRFHNGIGLANHVRGHLNRVGVSYNVRHFISAEEVKAIERRFSFQKKKKKVANFDPGTFSLMRCDFCGAGFDTRAGLSSHARAHLRDFGITNWELTVSPINILQELLATSAAEQPPSPLGREPGGPPGSFLTSRRPRLPLTVPFPPTWAEDPEPAYGDASGPEPARDIRCEFCGEFFENRKGLSSHARSHLRQMGVTEWYVNGSPIDTLREILKRRTQSRPGGPPNPPGPSPKTLAKMIGGTGPGSSLEARSPSDLHISPLAKKLPPPPGSPLGHSPTASPPPTARKMFPGLAAPSLPKKLKPEQIRVEIKREMLPGALHGELHPSEGPWGAPREDMTPLNLSSRAEPVRDIRCEFCGEFFENRKGLSSHARSHLRQMGVTEWSVNGSPIDTLREILKKKSKPCLIKKEPPAGDLAPALAEDGPPTMAPGPVQSPLPLSPLAGRPGKPGAGPAQVPRELSLTPITGAKPSATGYLGSVAAKRPLQEDRLLPAEVKAKTYIQTELPFKAKTLHEKTSHSSTEACCELCGLYFENRKALASHARAHLRQFGVTEWCVNGSPIETLSEWIKHRPQKVGAYRSYIQGGRPFTKKFRSAGHGRDSDKRPSLGLAPGGLAVVGRSAGGEPGPEAGRAADSGERPLAASPPGTVKAEEHQRQNINKFERRQARPPDASAARGGEDTNDLQQKLEEVRQPPPRVRPVPSLVPRPPQTSLVKFVGNIYTLKCRFCEVEFQGPLSIQEEWVRHLQRHILEMNFSKADPPPEESQAPQAQTAAAEAP; from the exons CTGCTGGGATGGAGGCAGCCTGGACTTCCGGCCGGGCTCCCCACCACCCCATCTCCTGGGCCATTTCCCAGGCACCCCTGATGGCCGGGGACCCTGGGAGCACCCCCTTGtccaggaggctggggagggcatCCTGTCTGAGCGGAGATTCGAGGACTCGGTCATTGTGAGAACCATGAACCCCCACGCTGAGCTAGAGGGCTCTAGAAGGTTCTTGCACCACCGGGGGGAACCAAGGCTTTTGGAGAAACACCCCCAGGGTCGCCCCAGGTTCAACTGGCTCCAAGATGAGGATGAGCAGGGATCCCCCCAGGATGCAGGGCTGCACTTGGACCTGCCTGCCCAGCCGCCACCCCTCGCCCCCTTCAGAAGGGTGTTTGTGCCAGTGGAAGACACCCCGAAGATGCTGGACATGGCGGTGGTGGGTGGCAGAGAAGACCTGGAGGACCTGGAGGGGCTGGCCCAGTCGTCGGAGTGGGGCCTACCCACGTCAGCCTCGGAGGTGGCCACACAGACCTGGACGGTGAACTCGGAGGCGTCTGTGGAGCGGCTGCAGCCGCTACTGCCTCCCATCCGGACCGGGCCCTACCTGTGTGAGCTGCTGGAGGAGGTGGCCGAAGGGGTGGCCAGCCCAGAAGAGGACGAGGACGAGGAGCCGGCCGTGTTCCCATGCATCGAGTGCAGCATCTACTTCAAGCAGAAGGAGCACCTCCTGGAGCACATGAGCCAGCACCGCCGAGCCCCAGGCCAGGAGCCCCCTGCGGACCTGGCCCCGCTGGCCTGCGGTGAGTGTGGCTGGGCCTTTGCCGACCCTGCCGCTCTGGAGCAGCACCGGCAGCTGCACCAGGCCTCCCGGGAGAAGATCATTGAGGAGATCCAAAAGCTGAAGCAAGTTCCAGGGGACGAGGGCCGGGAGGCACGGCTGCAGTGCCCCAAATGTGTCTTTGGCACCAATTCCTCCAGGGCTTATGTGCAGCACGCCAAGCTGCATGTGCGTGAGCCCCCAGGCCAGACCGCCAAGGAGCCTTTTGGAGGCAGCAGTGGGGCTGGCAGCCCCAGCCCTGAGGCCAGCGCCCTCCTCTATCAGCCCTACGGAGCTGCCGTCAGCCTCAGCGCCTGCGTCTTCTGTGGTTTCCCGGCGCCCAGCGAGAGCCTGCTCAGGGAGCACGTGAGGCTGGTGCACGCCCGTCACCACTGGGAGGAGGATGGCGAGGCTTATGAGGAGGACCCTGCCAGCCAACCGGGCACTAGCCAGGATGCTCACGCCTGCTTCCCTGACACTGCTGTGGACTACTTTGGCAAAGCTGAGGCGTCCTTGGCCCCCATGTGGCGGGAGAACCCTGCTGGATATGACCCCAGCCTGGCCTTTGGCCCAGGATGCCAGCAGCTGAGCATCAGAGATTTCCCGCTGTCAAAACCACTCCCGCATCGGGTGGGCCAGAGGCCTCTTGGAAGGCTGGCCTTTCCCTCCACACTAGCATCCACCCCCTACTCCTTACAGCTCGGGAGAAACAAAAGCACCGTCCACCCACAAGGGCTGGGGGAACGGAGGCGCCCTTGgagtgaagaggaggaggaggaggaggaggaagaggaggatgtgGTGCTGACCTCTGAGATGGatttttctcctgaaaatgggGTCTTTTCACCCCTAGCCACCCTTAGCCTCATCCCACAGCCTGCCCTGGAGCTGAAGCGGACATTCCGAGAGGCCCTGCAGGCAGCAGAGGCCACCcaggggcagcagcagcagctccgaGGGATGGTACCCATTGTACTGGTGGCAAAGCTGGGGCCGCAGGTCATGGCGGCGGCTAGGGTGCCCCCGAGGCTGCAGCCCGAGGAGCTGGGGCTGGCAGGCGCACACCCGCTGGACTTCCTGCTCCTGGACGCGCCGCTGGGCGGCCCGCTGGGGTTGGACACACTCCTGGATGGGGACCCGGCCATGGCACTGAAGCACGAGGAACGGAAATGCCCCTACTGCCCCGATCGCTTCCACAACGGCATCGGCTTGGCCAACCACGTCCGGGGCCACCTGAACCGCGTGGGCGTCAGCTACAATGTGCGCCATTTCATCTCCGCTGAGGAGGTGAAGGCCATTGAGCGCAGGTTCTCcttccagaagaagaagaaaaaag TGGCCAACTTTGACCCAGGCACCTTCAGCCTGATGCGCTGTGACTTCTGCGGGGCTGGCTTCGACACACGCGCCGGCCTCTCCAGCCACGCCCGGGCCCACCTACGTGACTTCGGTATCACCAACTGGGAGCTCACTGTCTCGCCCATCAACATCCTGCAGGAGCTGCTGGCCACCTCTGCCGCTGAGCAGCCCCCCAGCCCCCTGGGCCGAGAGCCTGGGGGTCCGCCTGGCAGCTTCCTGACCTCCCGTCGGCCCCGCTTACCTCTCACAGTGCCCTTTCCACCCACCTGGGCTGAGGACCCTGAGCCAGCCTATGGAGATG cctcaggCCCAGAGCCAGCACGAGACATCCGCTGTGAGTTCTGCGGCGAGTTCTTCGAGAACCGCAAGGGCCTCTCGAGCCACGCGCGCTCCCACCTGCGGCAAATGGGCGTGACCGAGTGGTACGTCAATGGCTCACCCATCGACACGCTGCGGGAGATCCTGAAGAGACGGACCCAGTCTCGGCCTGGCGGACCTCCCAACCCACCAGGGCCAAGCCCAAAAACCCTGGCCAAGATGATAGGCGGCACAGGTCCTGGCAGCTCACTGGAAGCCCGCAGCCCCTCGGACCTTCACATCTCACCCTTGGCCAAGAAGTTGCCACCGCCACCAGGCAGCCCCCTGGGCCACTCACCAACTGCCTCTCCTCCTCCTACGGCCCGGAAGATGTTCCCAGGCCTGGCTGCACCCTCCTTGCCCAAGAAGCTGAAGCCTGAACAAATACGGGTGGAGATCAAGCGGGAGATGCTGCCGGGGGCCCTTCATGGGGAACTGCACCCATCTGAGGGTCCCTGGGGGGCGCCACGGGAAGACATGACACCCCTGAACCTGT CGTCCCGGGCAGAGCCGGTGCGCGACATCCGCTGTGAGTTCTGCGGTGAGTTCTTCGAGAACCGCAAGGGCCTGTCGAGTCATGCGCGCTCACACCTGCGGCAGATGGGTGTGACCGAGTGGTCGGTCAATGGTTCGCCCATCGACACACTGCGAGAAATCCTCAAGAAGAAGTCCAAGCCGTGCCTCATCAAGAAGGAGCCACCGGCTGGAGACCTGGCCCCTGCCTTGGCTGAGGATGGGCCTCCCACCATGGCCCCTGGGCCCGTGCAGTCCCCACTGCCGTTGTCACCCCTGGCTGGCCGGCCAGGCAAACCAGGTGCAGGGCCGGCGCAGGTTCCTCGAGAGCTCAGCCTGACGCCCATCACTGGGGCCAAGCCCTCAGCCACTGGCTACCTGGGCTCAGTGGCAGCCAAGCGGCCCCTGCAGGAGGACCGCCTCCTCCCAGCAGAGGTCAAGGCCAAGACCTACATCCAGACTGAACTGCCCTTCAAGGCAAAGACCCTTCACGAGAAGACCTCCCACTCCT CCACCGAGGCCTGCTGCGAGCTGTGTGGCCTTTACTTTGAAAACCGCAAGGCCCTGGCCAGCCACGCAAGGGCACACCTGCGGCAGTTCGGCGTGACCGAGTGGTGCGTCAATGGCTCGCCCATCGAGACACTGAGCGAGTGGATCAAGCACCGGCCCCAGAAGGTGGGCGCCTACCGCAGCTACATCCAGGGCGGCCGCCCCTTCACCAAGAAGTTCCGCAGTGCCGGCCATGGCCGTGACAGTGACAAGCGGCCGTCCCTGGGGCTGGCACCCGGGGGCCTGGCCGTGGTCGGCCGCAGTGCCGGGGGGGAGCCAGGGCCTGAGGCTGGCCGGGCAGCCGACAGTGGTGAGCGGCCTCTGGCAGCCAGCCCGCCAGGCACCGTGAAGGCTGAGGAGCACCAGCGGCAGAACATCAACA AATTCGAACGCCGACAAGCCCGCCCTCCAGATGCCTCCGCAGCCCGGGGAGGCGAGGACACCAATGACCTAcagcagaagctggaggaggTGCGGCAACCCCCACCCCGAGTCCGGCCGGTCCCCTCCCTGGTGCCCCGGCCCCCCCAGACATCACTTGTCAAGTTCGTGGGCAACATCTACACCCTCAAATGCAG GTTCTGTGAGGTGGAATTCCAGGGCCCCCTCTCCATCCAGGAAGAGTGGGTGCGGCACTTACAGCGGCACATCCTGGAGATGAACTTCTCCAAAGCGGACCCCCCGCCTGAGGAGTCCCAGGCCCCGCAGGCACAGACAGCGGCGGCAGAGGCTCCCTAA
- the WIZ gene encoding protein Wiz isoform X7, with protein MEGSLAGNPAAPDRPRGPERLPGPMPRENIEGGAEAAEGEGGIFRSTHYLPVTKEGPRDILDGRGGISDGQPHPGLSEALPRATSATHRISSCCWDGGSLDFRPGSPPPHLLGHFPGTPDGRGPWEHPLVQEAGEGILSERRFEDSVIVRTMNPHAELEGSRRFLHHRGEPRLLEKHPQGRPRFNWLQDEDEQGSPQDAGLHLDLPAQPPPLAPFRRVFVPVEDTPKMLDMAVVGGREDLEDLEGLAQSSEWGLPTSASEVATQTWTVNSEASVERLQPLLPPIRTGPYLCELLEEVAEGVASPEEDEDEEPAVFPCIECSIYFKQKEHLLEHMSQHRRAPGQEPPADLAPLACGECGWAFADPAALEQHRQLHQASREKIIEEIQKLKQVPGDEGREARLQCPKCVFGTNSSRAYVQHAKLHVREPPGQTAKEPFGGSSGAGSPSPEASALLYQPYGAAVSLSACVFCGFPAPSESLLREHVRLVHARHHWEEDGEAYEEDPASQPGTSQDAHACFPDTAVDYFGKAEASLAPMWRENPAGYDPSLAFGPGCQQLSIRDFPLSKPLPHRVGQRPLGRLAFPSTLASTPYSLQLGRNKSTVHPQGLGERRRPWSEEEEEEEEEEEDVVLTSEMDFSPENGVFSPLATLSLIPQPALELKRTFREALQAAEATQGQQQQLRGMVPIVLVAKLGPQVMAAARVPPRLQPEELGLAGAHPLDFLLLDAPLGGPLGLDTLLDGDPAMALKHEERKCPYCPDRFHNGIGLANHVRGHLNRVGVSYNVRHFISAEEVKAIERRFSFQKKKKKVANFDPGTFSLMRCDFCGAGFDTRAGLSSHARAHLRDFGITNWELTVSPINILQELLATSAAEQPPSPLGREPGGPPGSFLTSRRPRLPLTVPFPPTWAEDPEPAYGDAQSLTTCEVCGACFETRKGLSSHARSHLRQLGVAESESSGAPIDLLYELVKQKGLPDAHLGLPPGLAKKSSSLKEVVAGAPRPGLLTLAKPLDAPAVNKAIKSPPGFSAKGLGHPPSSPLLKKTPLALAGSPTPKNPEDKSPQLSLSPRPASPKAQWPQSEDEGPLNLTSGPEPARDIRCEFCGEFFENRKGLSSHARSHLRQMGVTEWYVNGSPIDTLREILKRRTQSRPGGPPNPPGPSPKTLAKMIGGTGPGSSLEARSPSDLHISPLAKKLPPPPGSPLGHSPTASPPPTARKMFPGLAAPSLPKKLKPEQIRVEIKREMLPGALHGELHPSEGPWGAPREDMTPLNLSSRAEPVRDIRCEFCGEFFENRKGLSSHARSHLRQMGVTEWSVNGSPIDTLREILKKKSKPCLIKKEPPAGDLAPALAEDGPPTMAPGPVQSPLPLSPLAGRPGKPGAGPAQVPRELSLTPITGAKPSATGYLGSVAAKRPLQEDRLLPAEVKAKTYIQTELPFKAKTLHEKTSHSSTEACCELCGLYFENRKALASHARAHLRQFGVTEWCVNGSPIETLSEWIKHRPQKVGAYRSYIQGGRPFTKKFRSAGHGRDSDKRPSLGLAPGGLAVVGRSAGGEPGPEAGRAADSGERPLAASPPGTVKAEEHQRQNINKFERRQARPPDASAARGGEDTNDLQQKLEEVRQPPPRVRPVPSLVPRPPQTSLVKFVGNIYTLKCRFCEVEFQGPLSIQEEWVRHLQRHILEMNFSKADPPPEESQAPQAQTAAAEAP; from the exons CTGCTGGGATGGAGGCAGCCTGGACTTCCGGCCGGGCTCCCCACCACCCCATCTCCTGGGCCATTTCCCAGGCACCCCTGATGGCCGGGGACCCTGGGAGCACCCCCTTGtccaggaggctggggagggcatCCTGTCTGAGCGGAGATTCGAGGACTCGGTCATTGTGAGAACCATGAACCCCCACGCTGAGCTAGAGGGCTCTAGAAGGTTCTTGCACCACCGGGGGGAACCAAGGCTTTTGGAGAAACACCCCCAGGGTCGCCCCAGGTTCAACTGGCTCCAAGATGAGGATGAGCAGGGATCCCCCCAGGATGCAGGGCTGCACTTGGACCTGCCTGCCCAGCCGCCACCCCTCGCCCCCTTCAGAAGGGTGTTTGTGCCAGTGGAAGACACCCCGAAGATGCTGGACATGGCGGTGGTGGGTGGCAGAGAAGACCTGGAGGACCTGGAGGGGCTGGCCCAGTCGTCGGAGTGGGGCCTACCCACGTCAGCCTCGGAGGTGGCCACACAGACCTGGACGGTGAACTCGGAGGCGTCTGTGGAGCGGCTGCAGCCGCTACTGCCTCCCATCCGGACCGGGCCCTACCTGTGTGAGCTGCTGGAGGAGGTGGCCGAAGGGGTGGCCAGCCCAGAAGAGGACGAGGACGAGGAGCCGGCCGTGTTCCCATGCATCGAGTGCAGCATCTACTTCAAGCAGAAGGAGCACCTCCTGGAGCACATGAGCCAGCACCGCCGAGCCCCAGGCCAGGAGCCCCCTGCGGACCTGGCCCCGCTGGCCTGCGGTGAGTGTGGCTGGGCCTTTGCCGACCCTGCCGCTCTGGAGCAGCACCGGCAGCTGCACCAGGCCTCCCGGGAGAAGATCATTGAGGAGATCCAAAAGCTGAAGCAAGTTCCAGGGGACGAGGGCCGGGAGGCACGGCTGCAGTGCCCCAAATGTGTCTTTGGCACCAATTCCTCCAGGGCTTATGTGCAGCACGCCAAGCTGCATGTGCGTGAGCCCCCAGGCCAGACCGCCAAGGAGCCTTTTGGAGGCAGCAGTGGGGCTGGCAGCCCCAGCCCTGAGGCCAGCGCCCTCCTCTATCAGCCCTACGGAGCTGCCGTCAGCCTCAGCGCCTGCGTCTTCTGTGGTTTCCCGGCGCCCAGCGAGAGCCTGCTCAGGGAGCACGTGAGGCTGGTGCACGCCCGTCACCACTGGGAGGAGGATGGCGAGGCTTATGAGGAGGACCCTGCCAGCCAACCGGGCACTAGCCAGGATGCTCACGCCTGCTTCCCTGACACTGCTGTGGACTACTTTGGCAAAGCTGAGGCGTCCTTGGCCCCCATGTGGCGGGAGAACCCTGCTGGATATGACCCCAGCCTGGCCTTTGGCCCAGGATGCCAGCAGCTGAGCATCAGAGATTTCCCGCTGTCAAAACCACTCCCGCATCGGGTGGGCCAGAGGCCTCTTGGAAGGCTGGCCTTTCCCTCCACACTAGCATCCACCCCCTACTCCTTACAGCTCGGGAGAAACAAAAGCACCGTCCACCCACAAGGGCTGGGGGAACGGAGGCGCCCTTGgagtgaagaggaggaggaggaggaggaggaagaggaggatgtgGTGCTGACCTCTGAGATGGatttttctcctgaaaatgggGTCTTTTCACCCCTAGCCACCCTTAGCCTCATCCCACAGCCTGCCCTGGAGCTGAAGCGGACATTCCGAGAGGCCCTGCAGGCAGCAGAGGCCACCcaggggcagcagcagcagctccgaGGGATGGTACCCATTGTACTGGTGGCAAAGCTGGGGCCGCAGGTCATGGCGGCGGCTAGGGTGCCCCCGAGGCTGCAGCCCGAGGAGCTGGGGCTGGCAGGCGCACACCCGCTGGACTTCCTGCTCCTGGACGCGCCGCTGGGCGGCCCGCTGGGGTTGGACACACTCCTGGATGGGGACCCGGCCATGGCACTGAAGCACGAGGAACGGAAATGCCCCTACTGCCCCGATCGCTTCCACAACGGCATCGGCTTGGCCAACCACGTCCGGGGCCACCTGAACCGCGTGGGCGTCAGCTACAATGTGCGCCATTTCATCTCCGCTGAGGAGGTGAAGGCCATTGAGCGCAGGTTCTCcttccagaagaagaagaaaaaag TGGCCAACTTTGACCCAGGCACCTTCAGCCTGATGCGCTGTGACTTCTGCGGGGCTGGCTTCGACACACGCGCCGGCCTCTCCAGCCACGCCCGGGCCCACCTACGTGACTTCGGTATCACCAACTGGGAGCTCACTGTCTCGCCCATCAACATCCTGCAGGAGCTGCTGGCCACCTCTGCCGCTGAGCAGCCCCCCAGCCCCCTGGGCCGAGAGCCTGGGGGTCCGCCTGGCAGCTTCCTGACCTCCCGTCGGCCCCGCTTACCTCTCACAGTGCCCTTTCCACCCACCTGGGCTGAGGACCCTGAGCCAGCCTATGGAGATG CCCAGAGCCTGACCACCTGCGAGGTCTGCGGCGCCTGCTTTGAGACCCGAAAGGGCCTGTCCAGCCACGCGCGCTCCCACCTGCGGCAGCTGGGAGTGGCGGAGTCGGAGAGCAGCGGCGCACCCATCGACCTCCTCTACGAGCTTGTGAAGCAGAAGGGCCTGCCTGACGCCCACCTTGGGCTGCCCCCGGGCCTGGCTAAGAAGTCCAGCTCGCTGAAGGAGGTGGTCGCCGGGGCACCCCGGCCCGGCTTGCTCACCCTGGCCAAGCCCTTGGATGCCCCTGCTGTCAACAAAGCCATCAAGTCGCCTCCCGGCTTCTCGGCCAAGGGCCTGggccaccctcccagctctccgcTCCTCAAAAAGACACCACTGGCCCTGGCGGGCTCCCCTACCCCTAAGAATCCTGAGGACAAGAGCCCCCAGCTGTCCCTGAGCCCCCGGCCGGCCTCCCCAAAGGCACAGTGGCCTCAGTCTGAGGATGAGGGGCCCTTGAACCTCA cctcaggCCCAGAGCCAGCACGAGACATCCGCTGTGAGTTCTGCGGCGAGTTCTTCGAGAACCGCAAGGGCCTCTCGAGCCACGCGCGCTCCCACCTGCGGCAAATGGGCGTGACCGAGTGGTACGTCAATGGCTCACCCATCGACACGCTGCGGGAGATCCTGAAGAGACGGACCCAGTCTCGGCCTGGCGGACCTCCCAACCCACCAGGGCCAAGCCCAAAAACCCTGGCCAAGATGATAGGCGGCACAGGTCCTGGCAGCTCACTGGAAGCCCGCAGCCCCTCGGACCTTCACATCTCACCCTTGGCCAAGAAGTTGCCACCGCCACCAGGCAGCCCCCTGGGCCACTCACCAACTGCCTCTCCTCCTCCTACGGCCCGGAAGATGTTCCCAGGCCTGGCTGCACCCTCCTTGCCCAAGAAGCTGAAGCCTGAACAAATACGGGTGGAGATCAAGCGGGAGATGCTGCCGGGGGCCCTTCATGGGGAACTGCACCCATCTGAGGGTCCCTGGGGGGCGCCACGGGAAGACATGACACCCCTGAACCTGT CGTCCCGGGCAGAGCCGGTGCGCGACATCCGCTGTGAGTTCTGCGGTGAGTTCTTCGAGAACCGCAAGGGCCTGTCGAGTCATGCGCGCTCACACCTGCGGCAGATGGGTGTGACCGAGTGGTCGGTCAATGGTTCGCCCATCGACACACTGCGAGAAATCCTCAAGAAGAAGTCCAAGCCGTGCCTCATCAAGAAGGAGCCACCGGCTGGAGACCTGGCCCCTGCCTTGGCTGAGGATGGGCCTCCCACCATGGCCCCTGGGCCCGTGCAGTCCCCACTGCCGTTGTCACCCCTGGCTGGCCGGCCAGGCAAACCAGGTGCAGGGCCGGCGCAGGTTCCTCGAGAGCTCAGCCTGACGCCCATCACTGGGGCCAAGCCCTCAGCCACTGGCTACCTGGGCTCAGTGGCAGCCAAGCGGCCCCTGCAGGAGGACCGCCTCCTCCCAGCAGAGGTCAAGGCCAAGACCTACATCCAGACTGAACTGCCCTTCAAGGCAAAGACCCTTCACGAGAAGACCTCCCACTCCT CCACCGAGGCCTGCTGCGAGCTGTGTGGCCTTTACTTTGAAAACCGCAAGGCCCTGGCCAGCCACGCAAGGGCACACCTGCGGCAGTTCGGCGTGACCGAGTGGTGCGTCAATGGCTCGCCCATCGAGACACTGAGCGAGTGGATCAAGCACCGGCCCCAGAAGGTGGGCGCCTACCGCAGCTACATCCAGGGCGGCCGCCCCTTCACCAAGAAGTTCCGCAGTGCCGGCCATGGCCGTGACAGTGACAAGCGGCCGTCCCTGGGGCTGGCACCCGGGGGCCTGGCCGTGGTCGGCCGCAGTGCCGGGGGGGAGCCAGGGCCTGAGGCTGGCCGGGCAGCCGACAGTGGTGAGCGGCCTCTGGCAGCCAGCCCGCCAGGCACCGTGAAGGCTGAGGAGCACCAGCGGCAGAACATCAACA AATTCGAACGCCGACAAGCCCGCCCTCCAGATGCCTCCGCAGCCCGGGGAGGCGAGGACACCAATGACCTAcagcagaagctggaggaggTGCGGCAACCCCCACCCCGAGTCCGGCCGGTCCCCTCCCTGGTGCCCCGGCCCCCCCAGACATCACTTGTCAAGTTCGTGGGCAACATCTACACCCTCAAATGCAG GTTCTGTGAGGTGGAATTCCAGGGCCCCCTCTCCATCCAGGAAGAGTGGGTGCGGCACTTACAGCGGCACATCCTGGAGATGAACTTCTCCAAAGCGGACCCCCCGCCTGAGGAGTCCCAGGCCCCGCAGGCACAGACAGCGGCGGCAGAGGCTCCCTAA